The Hugenholtzia roseola DSM 9546 sequence TAGGTTTTGCTTTCTATAAGTGCCAATAGATAGGCTTTTTCCTCGTTTGAAAGGTTTTCTAAGGTATTTAATTTTGCTTTGAGAGCGATTTTATCCATTTGTGCGTGCAATAAGCGTTGTAGTAGGGTAGAATATAGCTTTATGAAGTGCTGAAATCTTGTATGCAGTGTAGGGACAAGGCAATGCCTTGTCCGAAGAATAAATAGGGTTGAGTCCAAATTTTATTTCGCACCACCTTTAAAAAAACAAGGCTTTTTACAGCACTCAATAAGCAGGTGCAGGGGAGTGGTTTAGGCAAATTACTACCTACCCCTTGCTCATTCTTTTGGCAAAATAGGAAAAATTTTAGCACAAAAACAATAAAATTTGCCCCTACGCCGCTAAAAAAAATAAAATGCGTGTGGGTTTGGAAAAAAAGTTGCGAAAACGCGGAAAAGCCACTATCTTAGGACTTTGATTCCGTCGCTTTTTCCATCTTGACCTATTTTTCTTATGTCGGTTGTTCATACTGTTGTCAGTGGTGATAGCCTTTGGCGCATTGCCACACGCTATAATATTTCGGTAGAGCGTTTGAAACAGCTCAACGGCTTGGCTACCAATAGCCTTTCTTTGGGGCAAAAACTTATCGTATCCGAACCAAAAGCCAACACCGCTACCCAAAGTGCCGCCGCACCCGTAGGGCGCACCCACACCGTTGCGGCAGGCGATAGCCTTTGGCGTATCGCGACACAGTATAGCATTTCAGTAACCGACATTCGCACTTGGAACAAACTCACCACAGACGCATTAAGTCTTGGACAGCGGCTAATTGTGAGTGCGCCACAAAGCGGCGCGGGCGCAGTTTCGAGCAGCAGTTCCCAAAATACAACTTCTCAAAACACAAAGACGACACAAGAGCCGCGCTTTCATGTCGTTCAGATGGGTGATAGCATGTGGCGCATTGCCAATCAATACCAAATTTCGGTAGCCGAAATACGGGCTTGGAACAACCTAACCTCTGACGTTTTGAGCTTAGGACAAAGACTTGCCGTTTCGCCTGCCCAAACAAGCCCCAGCAACACAAATCAAAATACGACAAGTCAGAATAATAATTCAAATAGTAGTTCAAGTGCCAATACAAGTCAGCAGACTTCGCAGGCAATTTCCGTTCCCACACACGTAGTAGGCGTAGGCGATAGCCTTTGGCGCGTTGCGAGCCGCTACAATATCAGCGTGCAGGACATTCGCCGCTTCAATGATTTGCAAAGCGATTTATTGAGTATCGGGCAGGTAATTTATTTGGCAGAGCCACAAAAAAGCAGCAGCAGCCCTTCTCAAAATCAGACCACACAAAGCGCAGGGCAAGATTTCTACTACACCGTACAGGCAGGCGATAGCCTTTGGAAAATCGCCCAACATTTCAACGTTTCAGTAGAAAGTATCAGAACCTTAAACCGCTTAGACTCCAACGCCCTTAGTTTAGGGCAGCGGCTTTTGTTGCGAAAAGAATCGTCGAGCAATCCAGCCCCTACTACCAGCAGTGCCAGCAGCAGCTCTACTTCACAAATTAAAGCCTCCGTTTCGGCTTTGCCCAATGCCGATTTTGCCTTCGAAACGCCTTCCGCCGAGCGTTTGGCACAAATCAAGCGCAACCTCGCCCAAACCGTACAGATGCAGGAGCTAAATTGTGTCGCTATTTTTGGGAACGGCTTATCCGCTTCCGTAGGCAGAGGGGCAGCCAATCACGCAGACGACGTAGAAAAGGTACAACGCGCCTTAGTAGAGCGCAAACTCTTGCAGACGATTGGCGGTGTTTCACAATTACAACCTACCATTGCCGCCATAGAATCGTTCCAATCGCGCAACAACCTCGAATGGTGGGCTTCCAAACCTGCCCTTATCGGGGGCAAGGGCGGCTTTACGCGCGGACTTGTCGCACAAGATGATGCCACTTACACGCTTTTGCGCAATCATACCACTTTCCGCATCACCTACCAAGACCATCAGAACCGTCCCCAAAATATCCAATTCACCAACTTTTTGCGCAGCAATTTCAGCGTCTATGCAGGAGGCGTTTCCTTTTCAGGCACTGCCGTACACGAGATTCCAAAATCTTTTTTCGAAAGTGCAGGGCTTTCGCCTACCCTTTCCGAAGCCTTAGCCTTTGTTTCTAAAAATGAAGGCAACTATGACGCTATCAATAGCTATGATAAGGCAGCCTTTTCATTTGGCTTTATCCAATTTGCAGGGCGCACAGGTGGCGGCACGCTCCCCCAATTTTTAGCCCTTGCCAAGCACCAAAACCCCGAAGCCTTCGAAGAAGCCTTTGGCAAGTTTGGAATTGATGTAGAATTTGCTTTCC is a genomic window containing:
- a CDS encoding LysM peptidoglycan-binding domain-containing protein — translated: MSVVHTVVSGDSLWRIATRYNISVERLKQLNGLATNSLSLGQKLIVSEPKANTATQSAAAPVGRTHTVAAGDSLWRIATQYSISVTDIRTWNKLTTDALSLGQRLIVSAPQSGAGAVSSSSSQNTTSQNTKTTQEPRFHVVQMGDSMWRIANQYQISVAEIRAWNNLTSDVLSLGQRLAVSPAQTSPSNTNQNTTSQNNNSNSSSSANTSQQTSQAISVPTHVVGVGDSLWRVASRYNISVQDIRRFNDLQSDLLSIGQVIYLAEPQKSSSSPSQNQTTQSAGQDFYYTVQAGDSLWKIAQHFNVSVESIRTLNRLDSNALSLGQRLLLRKESSSNPAPTTSSASSSSTSQIKASVSALPNADFAFETPSAERLAQIKRNLAQTVQMQELNCVAIFGNGLSASVGRGAANHADDVEKVQRALVERKLLQTIGGVSQLQPTIAAIESFQSRNNLEWWASKPALIGGKGGFTRGLVAQDDATYTLLRNHTTFRITYQDHQNRPQNIQFTNFLRSNFSVYAGGVSFSGTAVHEIPKSFFESAGLSPTLSEALAFVSKNEGNYDAINSYDKAAFSFGFIQFAGRTGGGTLPQFLALAKHQNPEAFEEAFGKFGIDVEFAFRNNKYEPAQVVVVRPDNSQILRGTDAEMYLRTDKILHAIFVRAGHQIEVAKLQVLAAVQEYVNPALRSRISLDVNGISVDKEPTTDYIRSALGITVLIDMAINQGLTGALRLFKPAIEGAARQLNIRSKEALQNIDERVVIQQMIANATDSRVRTRPQKALDAGISSRK